A genome region from Octopus sinensis linkage group LG26, ASM634580v1, whole genome shotgun sequence includes the following:
- the LOC115224658 gene encoding protein TsetseEP-like gives MTTTADTTTTDDTTTTAYTTTTDDTTTTAYTTTTADTTTTAYTTTTAYTTTTAYTTPTADTTTTAYTTTTADTTTTAYTTTTADTTTTAYTTTTADTTTTAYTTTQPTPQPQPTPQPQPTPQPQPTPQPQLTPQPQPTPQPQLTPQPQPTPQPQLTPQPQPTQPTKPTPQPQSTPQPQPTPQPQPTQPQPTPQPQPTPQPQPTPQPQPTPQPQPTPQPQPTPQPQPTPQPQPTPQPQPTPQPQPTPQPQLTPQPQPTPQPQLTPQPQPTPQPQPTPQPQLTPPSPL, from the coding sequence ATGACAACTACAGCCGACACTACAACCACAGATGACACCACAACCACAGCCTACACCACAACCACAGATGACACCACAACCACAGCCTACACCACAACCACAGCCGACACCACAACCACAGCCTACACCACAACCACAGCCTACACCACAACCACAGCCTACACCACACCCACAGCCGACACCACAACCACAGCCTACACCACAACCACAGCCGACACCACAACCACAGCCTACACCACAACCACAGCCGACACCACAACCACAGCCTACACCACAACCACAGCCGACACCACAACCACAGCCTACACCACAACACAGCCGACACCACAACCACAGCCGACACCACAACCACAGCCTACACCACAACCACAGCCGACACCACAACCACAGCTGACACCACAACCACAGCCTACACCACAACCACAGCTGACACCACAACCACAGCCTACACCACAACCACAGCTGACACCACAACCACAGCCTACCCAACCAACCAAGCCGACACCACAACCACAGTCTACACCACAACCACAGCCGACACCACAACCACAGCCGACACAACCACAGCCGACACCACAACCACAGCCTACACCACAACCACAGCCTACACCACAACCACAGCCGACACCACAACCACAGCCTACACCACAACCACAGCCGACACCACAACCACAGCCGACACCACAACCACAGCCGACACCACAACCACAGCCTACACCACAACCACAGCCGACACCACAACCACAGCTGACACCACAACCACAGCCTACACCACAACCACAGCTGACACCACAACCACAGCCTACACCACAACCACAGCCTACACCACAACCACAgctgacaccaccatcaccactttaa